The Setaria italica strain Yugu1 chromosome IX, Setaria_italica_v2.0, whole genome shotgun sequence genome has a window encoding:
- the LOC101759173 gene encoding pentatricopeptide repeat-containing protein At2g22070 — MQNAALAAGAAAARPAAMAAAAAASDHYARLLQLCQTAANPSVGRAIHAHAIKAGLLVSAYLCNNLLSYYAGAGVIGGPFRDARRLFDEIPAARRNVFTWNSLLSLYAKSGRLADARAVFAEMPERDAVSWTVIVVGLNRAGRFWEAVKTFLDMVGEGLTPTQFTLTNVLSSCAATEASGIGRKVHSFVVKLGLSSCVPVANSVLNMYGKFGDAETAKAVFERMPVRSVSSWNAMVSLYAREGRMDLAVSMFEDMEERSIVSWNAVIAGYNQNGLDDMALKFFSRMLSDSSMDPDAFTVTSVLSACANLRMLKMGKQMHSYILRTGMPYSGQITNALISTYAKSGSVETARRIMDQAVISDLNVISFTALLEGYVKLGDMKQAREIFDVMNNRDVIAWTAMIVGYQQNGQNDEAVELFRSMIKSGPEPNSYTLAAILSSCASLACLDYGKQIQCRAIRSLQEQSVSVSNAIITMYARSGSVPLARRVFDRIRWRKETVTWTSMIVALAQHGLGEEAVGLFEQMLRVGVKPDRITYIGLFSACTHAGFVDKGKRYYDQMQNEHGIVPEMSHYACMVDLFARAGLLTEAQEFIQRMPVAPDAIVWGSLLSACRVRKNADLAELAAEKLLAIDPDNSGAYSALANVYSACGRWNDAARIWKLRKDKAVKKETGFSWTHVHNKVHVFGADDVLHPQRNAIYKKAAEMWEEIKKAGFVPDLNSVLHDVDDELKEELLSRHSEKLAIAFGLISTPEKTTLRIMKNLRVCNDCHMAIKFISKVVEREIIVRDATRFHHFRDGFCSCKDYW, encoded by the coding sequence aTGCAAAATGCCGCCCTGGCTGccggggccgccgcggcgcggccggcggccatggcagcggccgccgcggccagcgACCACTACGCGCGGCTGCTACAGCTTTGCCAGACCGCGGCGAACCCTTCGGTGGGCCGGGCCATCCACGCGCACGCCATCAAGGCTGGGCTCCTCGTCAGCGCATACCTCTGCAACAACCTCCTCTCCTActacgccggcgccggcgtgatTGGTGGGCCCTTCCGAGATGCGCGGCGTCTGTTCGACGAGatcccggcggcgcggcggaacGTGTTCACCTGGAACTCGCTCCTGTCGTTGTACGCCAAGTCTGGCCGCCTCGCGGACGCCCGCGCCGTGTTCGCCGAAATGCCCGAGCGGGACGCGGTCTCCTGGACCGTCATTGTCGTCGGGCTCAACCGCGCCGGCCGCTTCTGGGAGGCCGTGAAGACGTTTCTGGATATGGTTGGTGAGGGGCTGACGCCGACACAGTTCACGCTCACGAACGTGCTCTCGTCGTGTGCCGCGACGGAGGCCAGCGGGATTGGGAGGAAGGTCCACTCCTTTGTCGTCAAGCTCGGGCTGAGTAGCTGTGTGCCCGTGGCCAATTCGGTGCTCAACATGTACGGCAAGTTTGGCGATGCTGAAACAGCAAAGGCTGTGTTTGAGAGGATGCCGGTGCGTAGCGTATCAAGCTGGAATGCCATGGTGTCGCTGTACGCCCGCGAGGGTAGAATGGACCTTGCTGTGTCCATGTTTGAGGACATGGAAGAACGAAGCATTGTCTCTTGGAACGCCGTCATAGCAGGGTACAACCAGAATGGGCTTGATGACATGGCACTGAAGTTCTTCTCGCGAATGCTGAGTGATTCTTCCATGGATCCAGATGCATTCACAGTAACCAGTGTCTTATCAGCTTGTGCTAACCTTCGCATGCTGAAGATGGGGAAGCAGATGCACTCTTATATCTTGAGAACTGGAATGCCATACAGCGGTCAGATCACAAATGCTCTCATCTCAACGTATGCAAAGTCCGGAAGTGTTGAGACTGCAAGGAGGATCATGGACCAAGCAGTGATTTCCGATCTGAATGTTATCTCCTTCACTGCTCTCCTGGAAGGTTATGTCAAGCTAGGGGACATGAAGCAGGCAAGGGAAATCTTTGACGTTATGAACAATCGAGATGTCATTGCCTGGACTGCAATGATTGTTGGCTACCAGCAGAATGGTCAAAATGATGAGGCCGTGGAGCTCTTCAGGTCAATGATCAAAAGTGGCCCAGAACCAAACAGCTATACGCTTGCTGCTATTCTTAGTTCCTGTGCAAGCCTGGCATGTCTTGATTACGGAAAGCAGATCCAGTGCAGGGCTATCAGATCATTACAGGAGCAATCTGTTTCTGTCAGCAATGCCATTATCACAATGTATGCAAGGTCAGGCAGTGTGCCACTGGCGAGAAGGGTGTTTGATCGGATTCGCTGGCGCAAAGAGACAGTCACATGGACATCGATGATCGTGGCTTTGGCACAACATGGTTTAGGAGAAGAAGCTGTTGGCCTTTTTGAACAAATGCTTCGTGTTGGTGTGAAACCAGACCGCATAACTTACATTGGCCTGTTTTCAGCTTGCACACATGCTGGTTTTGTTGACAAAGGGAAGAGGTACTATGACCAGATGCAGAATGAGCATGGCATTGTACCAGAAATGAGCCACTACGCGTGCATGGTCGACCTCTTTGCCCGTGCTGGCCTGCTCACAGAAGCTCAGGAATTCATTCAACGAATGCCTGTCGCGCCAGATGCAATAGTCTGGGGTTCACTCCTTTCAGCTTGCAGAGTGCGAAAGAATGCAGATTTAGCAGAACTCGCAGCAGAGAAGCTGCTGGCGATTGATCCGGATAACAGTGGCGCCTACTCTGCTCTTGCCAATGTCTATTCTGCCTGTGGGAGGTGGAATGATGCGGCAAGGATCTGGAAGCTGAGGAAGGACAAGGCAGTGAAGAAAGAGACTGGTTTCAGCTGGACTCATGTACACAACAAGGTCCACGTCTTTGGAGCAGACGATGTACTGCATCCACAGAGGAATGCGATCTACAAGAAGGCAGCTGAAATGTGGGAGGAGATCAAGAAGGCAGGATTTGTCCCCGACCTGAACTCTGTCCTGCATGACGTCGATGACGAGCTGAAGGAGGAGTTGCTGAGCCGCCACAGCGAGAAGCTTGCCATTGCGTTCGGTCTCATCAGCACGCCGGAGAAGACGACACTACGAATCATGAAGAATCTCCGGGTTTGCAATGACTGCCACATGGCGATCAAGTTCATCTCCAAGGTTGTTGAGAGGGAGATCATAGTGCGAGATGCGACGAGATTTCATCATTTCAGAGATGGGTTCTGCTCCTGTAAAGATTATTGGTAG
- the LOC101759576 gene encoding dolichol-phosphate mannose synthase subunit 3 — protein sequence MKHIFKIVAILVAISSIWIALLETSTIPRSYTWLLPIYLVVALGCYGLFMVGFGLMFFPTCPQEAILLQQDIVEAKEFLAKKGVDVGSE from the exons ATGAAGCACATATTCAAGATTGTTGCAATACTGGTAGCGATCTCATCCATCTGGATTGCTCTCCTTGAAACCTCAACTATTCCTCGAAGTTATACTTGGCTG CTCCCCATCTACTTGGTAGTGGCTCTTGGATGTTACGGACTTTTTATGGTTGGATTTGGACTTATGTTCTTCCCAACTTGTCCTCAAGAAGCTATACTACTACAACAG GATATTGTGGAAGCAAAGGAATTCTTAGCAAAGAAGGGTGTTGATGTGGGCTCTGAGTGA
- the LOC101760526 gene encoding uncharacterized protein LOC101760526 → MTVARGPPGRPSSALLGCWRRRQPLGFGAKVGIAIALGLSFAIIWTSVSPTSSSQQISTERSSFAAEVAAPPTASHNRTSTSIAGGHAHRKPRPVPHSHKKRHPAPSGSHSHPHRTNATSSPDAAAAKADHSEPAPITDPEPKEKEPEQEQEQEPDMEMEPEKEAELPMPEESGDNSGKAPAEGEEEKPPQLELEEEPGEGDGDEDFEVAKKAAPSKKRKLPPLFSSSAHYHWKHCGAKSGYHYIPCVDFDGDGSQRHHERSCPRSPVTCLVSLPKDYKQPAPWPERKDKVWYANVAHPRLSNYVKGHNWLNHSGEYLMFPLDEWEFKGGARHYVESIDEMAPDIDWGKNIRIVLDIKCKSAGFGIALLEKDVITLSLGLTNDQTDLAQVALERGIPATVGSLGSQRLPFPSGAFDAIHCGECNIPWHSNGGKLLLEINRILRPGGYFIISSKSADLESEEGISASMTALCWNAIAYNSDDVSEVGVKIFQRPATNEEYDLRAKKDPPFCKEEQNKANAWYTHIKHCLHKAPVGIEERGSDWPQEWPKRLDSYPEWLGDLQTRVAADHNHWKAVVEKSYLDGLGIDWSNIRNVMDMRAVYGGFAAALASKKVWVMNVVPVHASDTLPIIYERGLIGVYHDWCEPFSTYPRSYDLLHADHLFSRLKIRCRQPVAIVVEMDRILRPGAWAIIRDKLEILDPLETILKSLHWEIVMTFRKDKEGIMSVKKTTWRPYCTSSCQFVHFSLMMMISPITYLRPSLPESRAQRRVSKTPQNPRAESAPPTRTAAAMPPFPTATTASATSHLALLVLLSSSSLFFLYKSIRLRRKPSPASGPARTTTPTLLYASVTGTSKTLATRLSDRLTANAGVPILATDASSFEPDDLPSVPLLLLVVPTHDGGAPPPSAAFLARWLEESTADFRAGALLLSGLRFAVFGVGSRVYGETFNAASRNFSRWLRALGAVEVVPLGEGDVDGGELEAVFEDWSGKVLRVVKGEELNEGVLGESDGLDELELEGEESDDDDEEETVAVEIDMEDIAGKAPARQNGKVEGSLANGGQNGVKEMVTPIIRTSLEKQGYKILGSHSGVKICRWTKSQLRGRGGCYKHSFYGIESHRCMEATPSLACANKCVFCWRHHTNPVGKSWKWKMDNPLDIANAAIDQHTKMIKQMKGVPGVKPEKLEEGLSPRHCALSLVGEPIMYPEINALVDELHRRHISTFLVTNAQFPEKIKTLKPITQLYVSVDAATKESLKAVDRPLFSDFWERFLDSLKSLHEKDQRTVYRLTLVKGWNAEEIDAYAKLLNLGQPDFIEIKGVTYCGSSATSKLTMENVPWHSDVKEFSEVLASKSGGVYEVACEHAHSCCVLLAKVDKFKINGKWHTWIDYDRFHELVTSGKPFKSQDYMALTPSWAVYGAEEGGFDPDQSRFKKERRHGTAALKG, encoded by the exons atgACGGTGGCCCGcggcccgcccggccgcccctcctccgCGCTCCTGGgctgctggcgccgccgccagccgctgGGCTTCGGCGCCAAGGTCGGCATCGCCATCGCGCTCGGCCTCTCCTTCGCAATCATCTGGACCTCCGTCTccccgacctcctcctcccagcAGATCTCCACCGAGCgctcctccttcgccgccgaggtcgccgcCCCGCCAACCGCCTCCCATAACCGCACCAGCACCAGCATCGCCGGCGGGCATGCTCACCGGAAGCCCCGCCCCGTCCCGCACAGCCACAAGAAGCGCCATCCTGCTCCGTCCGGATCTCATTCCCATCCCCATCGCACCAATGCCACTTCCTCGCCGGATGCCGCCGCTGCAAAAGCCGATCACTCCGAGCCGGCTCCAATAACCGACCCAGAGCCTAAGGAGAAGGAaccggagcaggagcaggagcaggagccagACATGGAGATGGAGCCGGAGAAGGAGGCCGAGCTGCCTATGCCCGAGGAAAGCGGAGACAACTCGGGGAAGGCGCCTgcagagggggaggaggagaagccgcCGCAGCTGGAATTGGAAGAGGAGCCCGGTGAGGGTGATGGCGACGAGGATTTTGAGGTGGCGAAGAAGGCGGCTCCAAGTAAGAAGAGAAAGCTCCCGCCTTTGTTCAGCTCCAGTGCGCATTACCACTGGAAGCATTGTGGTGCCAAGAGCGGCTACCACTATATTCCTTGTGTGGATTTCGATGGGGATGGGAGCCAGAGGCACCATGAACGCAGCTGCCCAAGGTCGCCTGTGACGTGCCTGGTGTCACTGCCCAAGGATTATAAACAGCCCGCACCATGGCCGGAGAGGAAGGACAAG GTTTGGTATGCGAATGTTGCACATCCTAGACTGTCAAATTATGTTAAGGGCCACAACTGGCTGAACCACAGTGGTGAGTACTTGATGTTCCCACTAGATGAATGGGAATTCAAAGGTGGAGCAAGGCATTATGTGGAATCAATTGATGAG ATGGCTCCTGACATTGACTGGGGTAAAAATATTCGGATAGTATTGGACATCAAATGCAAAAGTGCTGGCTTTGGTATTGCTCTACTTGAGAAAGATGTGATAACACTATCTTTAGGCCTTACAAATGATCAAACAGACCTTGCGCAAGTTGCCCTTGAACGTGGAATCCCTGCAACAGTTGGCAGTCTGGGATCACAAAGATTACCATTCCCTAGTGGTGCATTTGATGCTATACACTGTGGTGAATGCAACATACCATGGCATTCTAATG GTGGGAAACTCCTCCTAGAGATAAATAGAATTCTTCGCCCAGGAGGATACTTCATTATATCAAGCAAAAGTGCTGACCTGGAGAGCGAAGAAG GAATATCAGCTTCTATGACTGCACTTTGTTGGAATGCAATAGCTTACAATAGTGATGATGTCAGTGAGGTTGGAGTAAAGATATTTCAGCGACCAGCCACAAATGAGGAATATGATCTGAGAGCAAAAAAGGACCCTCCATTTTGCAAGGAAGAGCAGAACAAAGCTAATGCATG GTATACTCACATCAAACATTGCCTGCACAAAGCACCTGTTGGTATTGAAGAAAGAGGTAGTGACTGGCCGCAGGAGTGGCCCAAGAGGCTTGACAGTTACCCTGAGTGGCTTGGGGACTTGCAAACAAGGGTGGCTGCTGATCATAACCACTGGAAGGCTGTTGTTGAGAAATCATATCTGGATGGATTGGGCATTGACTGGTCAAATATCAGAAATGTGATGGATATGAGGGCTGTATATGGAGG ATTTGCAGCTGCATTGGCATCTAAAAAGGTTTGGGTCATGAATGTCGTTCCTGTGCATGCTTCAGACACCCTACCCATAATCTATGAGCGTGGCCTGATTGGTGTATATCACGATTGGTGTGAGCCATTTAGCACGTATCCAAGGTCCTATGATCTTTTACATGCTGACCATTTATTCTCACGCTTGAAGATCAG ATGTAGGCAACCTGTGGCGATTGTTGTTGAGATGGATCGAATTTTGAGGCCTGGAGCTTGGGCCATCATCCGAGATAAACTTGAGATCCTTGACCCATTGGAGACCATTTTGAAGTCGCTACACTGGGAAATTGTCATGACATTCCGAAAGGACAAGGAGGGCATCATGTCTGTAAAGAAAACAACATGGCGGCCATA TTGCACAAGTTCATGTCAGTTTgtgcatttttctttgatgatgatgatctcaCCAATCACATACCTGCGGCCCAGCCTACCAGAGTCCAGAGCCCAAAGGCGAGTTTCCAAAACCCCCCAAAACCCAAGGGCCGAATCGGCACCTCCCacacgcaccgccgccgcgatgcCTCCCTTCCCGACGgcgaccaccgcctccgccacctcccacctcgccctcctcgtcctcctctcctcttcctcgctATTCTTCCTCTACAAATCTATCCGCCTCCGCCGCAAACCTTCCCCCGCCAGCGGCCccgcccgcaccaccaccccgaCCCTCCTCTACGCCTCCGTCACCGGGACCTCCAAGACCCTCGCCACGCGCCTCTCCGACCGACTGACCGCCAACGCCGGCGTTCCCATCCTCGCCACTGACGCTTCCTCCTTCGAACCCGACGACCTCCCCTCcgtcccgctcctcctccttgtcgtCCCCACCCACGACGGTggcgcgccgccaccctccGCGGCCTTCCTAGCTCGCTGGCTCGAGGAGTCGACCGCCGACTTCCGCGCGGGGGCGCTCCTGCTATCCGGTCTTCGCTTCGCCGTCTTCGGGGTCGGGTCCCGGGTCTATGGGGAGACCTTCAACGCCGCCTCTAGGAACTTCTCGCGGTGGCTGCGCGCGCTCGGCGCCGTTGAGGTGGTCCCCCTCGGGGAGGGCGATGTGGATGGTGGCGAACTCGAGGCGGTGTTCGAGGATTGGAGTGGGAAGGTGCTGAGGGTGGTGAAGGGGGAGGAATTAAACGAGGGGGTTTTGGGAGAGAGCGACGGGCTTGATGAGTTGGAATTGGAAGGAGAGGAGTCtgatgacgacgacgaagaggagACGGTGGCTGTGGAGATTGACATGGAAGACATTGCTGGAAAGGCGCCGGCGAGGCAGAACGGGAAGGTGGAGGGTAGTTTGGCTAATGGAGGGCAGAACGGTGTGAAGGAGATGGTCACACCAATCATCAGGACGAGCTTGGAGAAGCAA GGTTACAAAATTCTTGGTTCTCATAGTGGAGTGAAGATTTGTAGATGGACTAAGTCGCAACTCCGAGGCCGTGGAGGGTGCTATAAGCATTCATTTTATGGCATAGAAAGTCACAG ATGCATGGAGGCAACTCCAAGTTTGGCTTGTGCCAATAAATGTGTATTTTGTTGGAGGCATCACACGAATCCTGTTGGAAAGAGTTGGAAATGGAAGATGGATAACCCACTTGACATTGCAAATGCCGCAATTGATCAGCACACTAAGATGATTAAGCAAATGAAAGGTGTACCAG GAGTAAAGCCAGAAAAACTAGAAGAGGGTCTATCACCTAGGCATTGTGCATTATCTCTGGTTGGTGAACCAATAATGTACCCTGAGATAAATGCTCTGGTTGATGAGCTACACCGCAGGCACATATCTACTTTTCTGGTTACAAATGCTCAATTTCCTGAAAAGATTAAGACGTTGAAACCAATCACACAG CTGTATGTCAGTGTGGATGCAGCTACAAAGGAAAGCTTGAAGGCTGTTGACAGGCCACTATTCTCAGACTTCTGGGAGCGTTTCCTG GATTCGCTCAAGTCCCTACACGAGAAAGATCAACGAACGGTTTACCGTCTGACACTGGTTAAAGGCTGGAATGCAGAGGAGATAGATGCATATGCCAAATTGCTAAACCTTGGACAACCTGATTTCATTGAAATCAAGGGTGTAACATACTGTGGCTC GTCAGCAACTTCGAAGTTGACAATGGAGAATGTTCCCTGGCATTCAGATGTAAAGGAATTCTCTGAGGTTTTGGCATCTAAAAGCGGTGGTGTTTATGAAGTAGCGTGTGAGCATGCTCATTCATGCTGCGTCCTGCTTGCAAAGGTGGATAAGTTTAAGATCAACGGCAAATGGCATACCTGGATAGATTATGACCGATTCCACGAACTG GTAACATCCGGAAAGCCTTTCAAGAGCCAAGATTACATGGCCTTGACACCCTCATGGGCTGTCTATGGTGCAGAGGAAGGTGGCTTCGATCCGGATCAATCTCGTTTCAAGAAGGAAAGGCGCCATGGAACTGCTGCACTCAAAGGTTAA
- the LOC101774332 gene encoding LOW QUALITY PROTEIN: uncharacterized protein LOC101774332 (The sequence of the model RefSeq protein was modified relative to this genomic sequence to represent the inferred CDS: inserted 1 base in 1 codon): MSSSKPEEEEKEAPCMNGEVATEDDSSSGEVGVDEAEGEREFAAAMAQLAPEGVRALHARVEAEWGPVLQSACQTAAVRALWARTVRDPAAAVLAGERYLRGLHEKMRRDVRAGAREVHGVMIAVRTLWFDARIEAAVDALGGEPQVVILGAGMDARAYRLNCLKECTVFELDFPELLEMKSDLLHEAMSSANHQKLTLMAKSLIGVPSNIQDGDWVTKLQSCGYVPERNTIWVLEGIIYYLHHADAMQVLETIAASRSSACTVLLADFMNXNATSLSPAMYHFYHDTPELLLPSIGFSKVTLSQLETPKAHLGSKS, from the exons atgtcgtcgtcgaagccggaggaggaggagaaggaggcgcCGTGCATGAATGGCGAAGTGGCGACGGAGGACGACAGCAGCAGCGGCGAGGTGGGAGTAGATGAAGCAGAAGGCGAGCGGGAgttcgcggcggcgatggcgcagCTGGCGCCGGAGGGCGTGCGGGCGCTGCACGCGCGGGTGGAGGCGGAGTGGGGCCCCGTGCTGCAGAGCGCGTGCcagacggcggcggtgcgggcgctGTGGGCCCGCACGGTGCgcgacccggccgccgcggtGCTTGCCGGGGAGCGATACCTCAGGGGCCTGCACGAGAAGATGCGCCGCGACGTGCGCGCCGGGGCGCGGGAGGTGCACGGCGTCATGATCGCCGTGCGGACGCTCTGGTTCGACGCACGCATCGAGGCCGCCGTCGACGCGCTCGGCGGCGAACCACAGGTCGTGATCCTCGGTGCAG ggaTGGATGCGAGAGCCTATCGACTCAACTGCCTAAAAGAATGCACGGTATTTGAACTCGACTTCCCGGAGCTCCTAGAAATGAAATCTGATCTTCTGCACGAAGCAATGAGTTCCGCAAATCACCAGAAACTCACCTTGATGGCAAAATCATTGATTGGGGTTCCTTCCAACATACAAGATGGAGACTGGGTAACAAAGCTGCAGAGCTGTGGGTATGTCCCTGAAAGGAACACCATATGGGTGCTCGAAGGCATCATCTATTACCTTCACCATGCAGATGCAATGCAAGTCCTCGAAACCATTGCAGCCAGCCGGTCCTCAGCCTGCACAGTGCTCCTGGccgacttcatga agaaTGCGACATCACTCTCTCCAGCCATGTACCATTTCTACCATGACACCCCTGAGCTCCTGCTGCCTTCTATTGGGTTCTCTAAGGTAACACTGTCACAATTGGAGACCCCCAAGGCACATTTGGGCTCTAAATCA
- the LOC101774738 gene encoding WW domain-binding protein 11: protein MRAIHSLAAPPGPPPARPPPRRGTTAASASPLRESSRPQPQPPPPAPPSLASRRAALLALAMVAAPARPFAAAAFSLGIPGPKELLREQKKKSASFLLAPIAASRDTLLKAQALLASPNASAEDAEEVRGRIGAAGRDCVPRQRNSIVAFQSKTGVE, encoded by the exons ATGCGCGCCATCCACTCGCTCGCCGCGCCACCGgggccaccgccggcgaggccaCCTCCCCGGCGCGGTACGACGGCAGCCTCTGCCTCTCCCCTCCGGGAATCCTcgcggccgcagccgcagcctcctccacccgcgcctccgagcctcgcctcccgccgcgcggcgctcctcgccctCGCCATGGTCGCGGCGCCGGCACGCCccttcgccgctgccgccttctCCCTCGGCATCC CTGGACCGAAGGAGCTGTTGCGGGAGCAGAAGAAGAAGTCAGCGTCCTTCCTCCTCGCGCCCATCGCCGCCTCCCGCGACACCCTCCTCAAAGCCCAAGCTCTCCTCG CTTCCCCAAATGCGTCTGCTGAGGACGCCGAGGAGGTGAGGGGGCGGATCGGTGCGGCGGGGAGGGATTGCGTGCCGCGGCAGAGGAACTCGATCGTCGCGTTCCAGTCGAAGACTGGCGTTGAg
- the LOC101761346 gene encoding 5'-nucleotidase domain-containing protein 4, which translates to MLFARRPLSAALHLAPLSPPLLLFFASASSSCSPAAASASGGTRGCSAVRMDSGAVETTSTGAVWSTPSAEPRSVSIGKAIFCNRSLNMRNITAVGFDMDYTLAQYKPETFEALAYYGTIEKLVKDLHYPEELLTWEFDWKYMVRGLVLDKKRGNILKMDRHKYVKVAYHGFRELSKEEKVAAYGSTLIRDSFDEPDYALIDTLFSLGEAYLFAQLVDFMDNNPGKVPAGTDYPLMYKDVRSAVDLCHRDGTLKRMVAKEPGRYINEDLAIVPMLEMIKKSGRSTFLVTNSLWDYTDVVMNYLCGAYTSDAGSGLNHKWLQYFDIVITGSSKPSFFHDDNRAGLFEVEPDSGKLLNADIQIGSPRSSHQHATPVHKVYQGGNVGHLHRLLSIASSSQILYVGDHIYGDILRSKKVLGWRTMLVIPELEHEVKLLSESKSTRKELRHLRMERDSIEDRIHHLEWSLKFDDITENQKEKLFSEHVDLLQQREHVRRLHQEAQRQHHQKFHKVWGQLMKTGYQNSRFAHQVERFACLYSSQVTNFGLYSPNKYYRPSEDYMPHEFDVLGL; encoded by the exons ATGCTCTTCGCCAGGAGGCCCCTCTCCGCCGCACTCCACCTCGCGCCCCTCTCGCCCCCCTTGCTCCTCTTCTTCGCGTCCGCGTCGTCCTcgtgctcgcccgccgccgcgtcggcctcCGGCGGCACCAGAG GTTGCAGTGCTGTAAGGATGGACAGCGGTGCAGTGGAGACAACGTCAACTGGGGCAGTATGGTCAACACCTTCGGCAGAACCAAGAAGCGTTTCTATCGGGAAGGCGATATTCTGCAATAGGTCACTCAACATGAGGAACATCACAGCAGTGGGATTTGATATGGACTACACTCTTGCACAGTACAAGCCTGAGACCTTCGAGGCCCTTGCTTACTATGGTACAATTGAGAAGCTTGTGAAGGATCTGCACTACCCTGAAGAG CTGTTGACTTGGGAGTTTGATTGGAAATACATGGTCAGAGGGCTAGTTCTTGACAAGAAGAGAGGAAATATCTTGAAG ATGGATCGGCACAAGTATGTAAAAGTTGCATACCATGGTTTTAGGGAACTgtcgaaagaagaaaaagttgctGCTTATGGGAGTACATTGATAAGAGATTCATTTGATGAACCTGATTATGCCCTGATAGATACGCTTTTCTCATTGGGTGAAGCTTATCTATTTGCTCAGCTTGTTGATTTTATGGACAATAATCCTGGAAAAGTACCTGCCGGCACAGA CTACCCGCTTATGTATAAAGATGTGAGGTCTGCAGTTGACTTGTGTCATCGTGATGGAACTTTAAAGCGGATGGTTGCGAAGGAACCTGGCAG GTACATCAATGAGGACTTGGCAATTGTACCAATGCTTGAAATGATAAAAAAATCTGGACGCTCAACATTCTTAGTGACAAATAG TTTGTGGGACTACACCGATGTTGTCATGAACTACCTTTGTGGAGCATACACTTCAGATGCAGGATCTGGTCTCAACCACAAGTGGCTTCAATATTTTGATATTGTAATAACTGGCAG TTCGAAGCCAAGTTTCTTCCACGATGATAACCGTGCGGGCCTCTTTGAAGTTGAGCCTGATTCTGGAAAACTTCTAAATGCTGATATTCAG ATTGGAAGCCCAAGATCAAGTCATCAGCATGCAACACCAGTTCACAAAGTTTACCAG GGAGGCAATGTCGGTCATCTTCACAGATTACTTTCTATTGCTTCTAGTTCACAG ATTCTCTATGTTGGTGATCACATATATGGAGATATTCTGCGCAGCAAGAAAGTTCTGG GCTGGCGGACTATGCTGGTGATTCCAGAACTGGAGCATGAGGTGAAGCTTCTTTCAGAATCGAAGTCGACACGGAAG GAGCTTAGACATCTTAGAATGGAACGTGATTCAATTGAAGACAGAATCCATCATCTTGAATGGTCTCTCAA ATTTGATGATATCACGGAAAATCAGAAGGAAAAGTTGTTCTCTGAACATGTTGATCTGCTG CAACAGCGAGAGCATGTTCGCCGCCTTCATCAAGAGGCTCAGAGGCAACATCATCAGAAG TTTCATAAGGTGTGGGGACAGCTCATGAAGACTGGTTACCAAAATTCCCGATTTGCTCATCAG GTCGAGAGATTTGCATGCCTGTACAGCAGCCAGGTTACAAACTTCGGTTTGTATTCCCCCAACAAGTACTATCGTCCGAGCGAAGATTACATGCCCCATGAGTTCGATGTGCTTGGGCTGTAG